One Roseovarius bejariae genomic region harbors:
- a CDS encoding DUF2312 domain-containing protein codes for MNDLNPDASYRVTADELRQFIERFERLEMEKKDIADQQKEIMAEAKSRGYDTKVMRKVIALRKRDKDDIAEEEAVLEMYKEALGMS; via the coding sequence ATGAATGATCTGAATCCCGATGCCAGCTATCGCGTCACCGCAGATGAACTTCGTCAGTTCATCGAACGTTTCGAGCGCCTCGAAATGGAAAAGAAAGACATTGCCGACCAGCAAAAAGAGATCATGGCCGAAGCCAAGTCTCGCGGCTACGACACCAAGGTGATGCGCAAGGTGATCGCGTTACGCAAACGCGACAAGGACGATATTGCCGAGGAAGAGGCCGTTCTGGAGATGTACAAGGAGGCCTTGGGCATGAGTTGA